Sequence from the Thermocoleostomius sinensis A174 genome:
GGTAGATCAAGGTTTCTGATGTCTCTGGTAATAATTCATAGTCTCTGACCAACCGTCTGCATCCCATTAGCCAACCAAAAGTTCGTTCTACCACCCACCTCTTTTTGAGCAAGCTAAAGCCTTTGGTTTGCTCAGGTCGCAGTACAACTTGCACAATCCAACGACAAACATCCATCACCCACATCAGAAAAGGGGCGCCATCGAACCCGCCGTCTACCCAAATGGTGATTAAGCGTGAAACCTTTTTCTTCATCCGTTTGACTCGTTTGAGGACACGTTTGCCCCCTTCGCGTTCCCCCAGGTTTGCCGCACTCACAAACACCCGCAAAACCAGTCCTAACGTATCCACCGTTAAAAATCGTTTGCGTCCTGTAATCAGCTTGCCTCCATCAAAGCCAACTTGTTGATGAACTCCTGCTGCACTCTTGATGCTTTGGCTATCGATGATCGCTTCTGATGGACTAGGATAGCGTTGCGCATCGATGCGAACCCACTGGTGCAACTGGTCATGAATGGAATCCAGGTGCCGTCCAATCGCCAGTTGCGGAAGTACGTGTACACCGTCTGCCAGGCTGGGAAATCACCAGGTAAAGAACGCCAACGACAGCCTTCAACCAGAACATAGAGCATGGCATTGAGCACCTCCCACAGGTCAACGCTGCGAGGACGACCACCTGGCTTTGCTGCTGGAATTAATTCACTCAAAACCTCATATTGGGCGCGGGTTAGGTTACTGGGATATGCTTTACTCATCTGACTCACTCAGGGCTGTAGATATTTGCTATTCGCAGCCTACACTGAGTGAGCTTTTTTACGACCTTCCTGGCTTCTCAAACACCCTCTGAGAGTTCAGCGAAGAATTCCAGAAAATAGGATTGAAAGTGGATGGAGAATGGTAAGTCTTCCCACATCCGTCCGTTCGTTAAGGATGTTTATGCAGAACTATGGGGTCATTCAGCTTGCTCTTTGCCTGTGAAAAGCTCACGGATTATGGAATGGAAATCTTGCTCATCTAGCCCTGGATAGACACGATCTACTGTTCGTCCATCTTCCGGTTCACCTTGTGTCTGGACGTGAACGAATAGAATGTTTACCCATCAGAAACTGGGCAGACTCATGCAACGTCAGTTAGCGAATCGATTTTACTCTCGCTGCATAGAAACAGATTTTCGATCGAGACAATCATCGCAGTTTTTTTGGTGAGCAATCCCCTCTAATAAGGAATCAATGAGTTCTTCAAGATAATTTGGGTGTTCTAGCACATCACTGGTAGAAAAAGCCATTTTCTCCATTAGCACGTGATTTGTTAACGTCCCAAGCAAGATCCGAGCCGGAACTTCAGGATTGCCTGCTCGAATTCGACCCAATTTCATTTCCTCATCGAAGAAGTCTGTCAACGCTTTTAAATCTCGTGCCAGAGGGGGTTCATCAAGCCCAACTAAAGCCGGGGACAACAATCCTTTGGAGCGCGCCATGATAATCCTGGGCACAAATTCCCGTAAGCATTCAATCACTTGCTGTGAGAGCGCAATCAAATTTTGCTTCAAATCTCCCTGTCCAATGAGAGCGTTGAGGGTTTTAACCCACTGAGGTGAACTTGCCTCGCTCATGGCTGCGAAAAACAACTTTTCCTTGGTGGAAAATCGTTTAAAAATCGAGCCTTCCGATACACCAGCACGACGAGCTATTTCGACCGTGGAAGCCCCAAACCCCTCTGCAAGAAACACTTCTCGAGCCGCTTCTAGAATTTGCTTATCTGTGATAATTCGCGATCGCCCCATGATAGTATATAGCCTGTAACACACTGCAATACAATTACTTTGCAATCTTGTCAATACAACCTATGTGGGCAGTTTACCCACCTCAAATTTAGACTCAGACACAATGAAACATTAGAACTAGAGGCTATCTGTAACATGGTCGTCTAGTTGAACTTGTGGATGGTAAACATTCTGCAATTATGCAGCACGCTATATATAGCGCAAGCCATTCATAATTTCCCCACCTCGCCCCAATACCCTGACACCAACGCCAATCGAACGCTCACGAGGAAATCTCTTGGTTCAAAACAGGCAACCGATCAACTATCCTTGTGGAAGGAAAGGAGTGCCTTCTGTATCCATATATTACTTTGTAACCCCTAAAACCCACCATTTCTAGATCGATTTACGACTTCTTTGAACAATATTCATCAAGAAGGTGGGATCAAATCCGTAGGATTTTAAAAACTTGGTAGCAAGTAATCGGCTAGCTCGATGTCGTTCAACCTAATTTACTGAGGCTCTAACCGAAGTTTTGCGCAAGTTAATAGTGAATCCGTGTAACATCTAATACATAAAGCTGATGGCAGAAAAATAATAAAACTTTGCAAATACTACACAATCAAATTTGTGAATTTGTGCGGTTGGTTAAACACAGGGCATTTGGAGCTTGAACTAAGCTTCTGAGGACTGTGTTTTTTAAGGCATAGTCCCTCTCCAAAGCTTGGAAGCGGGAGTTAGGACGAGGGCGCAAAGGTAACTTGCACACTCAATTGGGGAGCAGGATTAGAAACGTTGCCCATCACGTTACGTTTTTTTATCTTTGTCTTCAGACTGCACTATATCGTGTTTACACCGTCATGACTGGTTAAGAAGCAGTTGCTAATTTTCAAGAAATCGGCGAAATGTATAGGACAGGACTTCCTTTAACCGGATCTTTTTGGGAGGATTCGTGACAAAAGTTTGCATAGCGATTGCATTGGGCGACTCCATCAGGTCCTGACGTTGATTTAGCCAATCCTGTCTTATGTTTGATCAGAAAGTGCCTGTTTTGCGGAAACTTGTGTTGCTAGTTGCACTCGTTTCCCTACCTGCATCTACCTTGTTATTGCCATCTACAACCATGGCACTCGCTCAGTCCGATCGCGTGTCTCTGGTGCTGTCCGTTGATCGGGTGAATGATGCGAATAGTGGAGTCGTGCAAATTGATGGCTCTAGCAGCATGACAGCGATTAATCAATGGCTAAAGCAGCGCTATGAAGCTGATTTTCCCGGTATTGAGGTTGAGGTTGCCGCGCATGGAACGGACGCAGCCATCAAGGCACTATTAGATGGAGAGATTGATTTAGCGGCAATCGGGCGACCGCTGACCCCAGAGGAAAAAGCTGAGGGACTGGTCGAAATTCCTATCAGCCGAGAACAGATTGCGATTCTTGTCAGCCAATCCAATCCCTTTAAGGGCAGTTTAACCCTCGATCAACTCAGCAAAATCTTTCAGGGTGAAATTGTCAATTGGGCAGAGGTCGGTGGCCCCGATGCACCCATTCGGATTATCGATCGTCCCCAAACAAGTGATACACGCCGGGCTTTTGAAGACTATTTTGAAGACTATGGTGGGTTGAAAGCAGGGGGGTTGAAAGCAGAGCGGACTCCTTCCAGACGCACGCACATGCCTCTAGAAACGGATGACACCGCTGAGATGATTCAGGCGTTAGGAACTGATGGAATTGGCTATGCCCTTGTTGACCAGGTTCGGGGCGTTGCGGGTGTCCGACTGGTTCCCATTGCTATTTTGCAAGATGTGTTGCCAGACAGTTCGCTGTACCCCTACACCTTTTCCCGCGGCTATGCCTACAAAACCGAGCTAGCTCCAGCCCTTCAATCGTTTCTGGGTTTTGCAACGACTAATCCAGGACAAGCAGCGATCGAGACGGCAAAAAACACTGAAGCCACAGCCCTGATAACAGCCTTGGCGGCGGCCACCCTCGCCCAAACATTGCCCCAAGCCACTCCAACTACCACGTCTGCCTCCGAAGCGGCGATTGAATCAACGATCGAGTCAACGATTGAATCAACAGACGCAACATCACCTGAGGTGGAGGATCAGGTTGCAGATAGGATAGCCGCCCAACCGGAAGCCGCAGAACCACTCGCCGATCGCGTTGCTCCATTAGCTGTTTCGTCAAAAGACGAGGCAACTGAAGTAACCCAGACAACAAATACTCGCTTACAAGCAACTCGGTTAGAACCAACTGCGCAGGATACGGAAGAAACATTAGAAACATCGGCTCCATCGCTTCAGCCCCTAGCCGAAGAATCTAAGGTAGTAATTGGTCAAGCCATGGCAGAAACTCCAGCAGTAAGTTCGGCTGAAAAGCCAGCCATGCAGGTGATTAAACCGATTCCAACCGGACGAGTACTACCACCGGGATTGAGCCAACCGAATAACCCGCAGGGTTTTGATACGCCTGCTTCGCCGATCGTCGTAGAGAAGCCCGTACAGCTTGAGACTGATACCCCTGCCACAGGTAGCCCTAAACCAAAGCGGATTGTAGAGCGCTTAGATGATCAAGCCGATCTCGATGAAATTCGACCCGCAGAACCGCCAGTCCTACCACCCGTTCAGACTACCACGCCAGACGCGCCGATCGCTCAACCCACTGAGCCAGTAGTAGCACCTACCGCAGAGTCACCGCGCCGACGGACTGGGTGGTGGTTGCTGTTACCGCTAACGCTGGTTGTGTTATTGATTCGATGGCTGCAAGGTAAAAATAAACCCGCTGCTCCCGCCGCTCCGAATCCCACCCATCCCCCATCTCCGCCTCGACCTACCGCTTCAGAGGTTCCAGCCGAGGTTCCAGAGATTGTCACTGCCGAATCTTCTGCTACAACGATCGCCGAAGCTCCGGTAGAAGTGCCGATAGCCCCCCCTGCGGAAGTGGTGTCTTCGTCAGCAGAAGTGCCCCTAGCGGAACCACCAGTCGCAGCCCCCCAATCAGATGCCGCGATGATCGACGCAACTATGGATGCAGCCGACGCGACGGTAGAAACTCCTGGCGTCGAAACACCTGAAACGCTACCGTCGGAACCACTGGTGGTCGAAATGCCGCTAGAAGCTCCAGCCGTGCCTCTGCCAGACCCAATCGTGTCAGATGTTGCAGCGGCAGACTCCATAGACGCA
This genomic interval carries:
- a CDS encoding TetR/AcrR family transcriptional regulator, producing MGRSRIITDKQILEAAREVFLAEGFGASTVEIARRAGVSEGSIFKRFSTKEKLFFAAMSEASSPQWVKTLNALIGQGDLKQNLIALSQQVIECLREFVPRIIMARSKGLLSPALVGLDEPPLARDLKALTDFFDEEMKLGRIRAGNPEVPARILLGTLTNHVLMEKMAFSTSDVLEHPNYLEELIDSLLEGIAHQKNCDDCLDRKSVSMQRE